One Nocardiopsis gilva YIM 90087 genomic window, GCCCGCTCGGTGTGCAGCCGCAGTGCCGCGGCCGCGAGCTGGTGGTTGCCGGCGTCCACCAGCGTCTCGACCGCCGCCGACGCGCGCGCCGCCGACAGGCTCCGCACCACGGTGCTGTGGGTCCGGTTGACGATCACCCCGGCCAGCGGCATGCGGTCCTGCCCGAGACGTTCGATGAAGTACGACGCCTCGCGCAGCGCGTCGCTCTCGGGCGTGGCCACCACGATGAACGCGGTCCCGGGGGCCTGCAGCAGCCGGTAGGTCTCCTCGGCGCGTTCCTGGAACCCGCCGAACACGGCGTCGAACGCGGTGACGAAGGTCTGCACGTCCTTCAGCACCTGAGCGCCGACGATCTTGCTGATGACACCGGTGACCATCCCGAACCCGGCGCCGAGCAGCCGGAACGCGCCCGTCTTCGCAGGGGCGCTGAGGAACTTGATGAGTCGGCCGTCGAGGAAGCGGCCGAGGCGCTCGGGCGCGTCGAGGAAGTCCAGCGCCGAACGGCTGGGCGGGGTGTCGACGATGATCAGGTCCCAGTCGCCCGACTGGCGCAGCTGGCCCAGCTTCTCCATGGCCATGTACTCCTGCGTCCCGGTGAAGCTGGAGGACAGCGACTGGTAGAAGGGGTTGGCCAGGATCTGCCGGGCCCGCTCGGGGTCGGCGTGCGCCTCGACGATCTCGTCGAAGGTGCGCTTCATGTCGAGCATCATCGCGTGCAGCGTGCCGGGGGGAGCGGTCCCGTCCGCGCCGGGCGGCAGCGGGACCCGCCGCGGGATGTTGTCCAGCTCCGTGAGCCCCATGGACTGGGCCAGCCGCCGGGCCGGGTCGACCGTGATGACGACGGCGTCGCGCCCGTGCCCGGCCGCCCGCAGGCCGAGGGCCGCCGCCGTGGTCGTCTTGCCGACACCGCCGGAGCCGCAGCAGACGACGATCCGTGTGCGCCGATCGGTCAGCAGCGCGTCGACGTCGAAGGGTGGCGCCTCATTCATGTCCGTCCCTCATGTCCGTCCCTCGCCATTCACTACCCACACCGCGCTCCGCCCCGGACCGACGTCGGGGCGCTCATGCCGCTCCCTGCTCCCGCAGCCGCTCGGCCAGGGCGTAGAGTCCGGCGAGGTCGATGCCGTCGTTGAGGTAGGGAAGCTCGTAGCGCGGCTGCTCCAACCGCGTGAGCCGCTCCCGGATCCCGGCTTCCACCTTGATCCGGAGCGCGTGGTCGGTGATCTCGGCGGCGAGTTCGCGCGCCATCTGCTCGGGCTGTTCCAGCCGGGCGGCCTTCAACCCCCGGGCCAGCGACTCGACATCGAGGTCCCCGGCCTCGGCCGCCGCCAGCGACGCCGCGTCGAACAGCGGGTCGCGCACCATGTTGACCATGATGGCCCCGACGCTGAGCCCGACGTCGCGGATCTCGGCGGCGCCGTCCACGGCCTCCTGGGTCGGCATCTCCTCCAGCAGGGTCACGAAGTGCACCATCGTCTCCGGCGACCGCATCGTCTCCATGACCTTGTCGGCGTGGTTGCGGATGGGGCCGACCCGGGCCAGCCCGGCCACCTCGGCGTTGACGTTGAGGAACTGGGCGATCCTGCCGGTGGGCGGCGCGTCCATCACCACGGCGTCGTACACGAACGGCTCCGGCGATCCCTCGCGGCCGCCCCCGCGTCTGCGGTCGGCGCCGACCCGGCGGCGGACCGCCTCGGTGGCCTTGCCGGTGAGCAGGACGTCGCGCATCCCGGGCGCGATGGTGGCCGCGAAGTCCACCGCGCCGAACCGGGTGAGCGCCTGCCCGGCGCGACGCATGCCGTAGAACATCTCCAGGTAGTCGAGGAGGGCGGCCTCGGCGTCGACGGCGAGCGCGTAGACGTCCCCGCCCCGCGGCGCGACCGCGACCTTCCGCTCCTCGTACGGCAGCGGCGGGCAGTCGAAGAGCTGGGCGATGCCCTGGCGGCCTTCGACCTCGACCAGCAGCACCTTTCGGCCTCCGGAGGCCAGCGCCAGGGCGAGGGCGGCGGCCAGGGTCGTCTTGCCGGTTCCTCCCTTTCCGGTCACGACATGCAGCCGGACGCCATCCCAGTCCCGATCGCGCGCGCTCATCCCTGGGAGTTTATGCGCGCGGCGGCGGGCGCGCCGATCATCACCGGCCTGTGGTGAGTAAGGTGTCGCCCATGACGAAGTGGGAATACGCGACGGTTCCGCTGCTGTCGCACGCGACGAAGCAGATCCTGGACAACTGGGGCGAGGACGGCTGGGAGCTGGTGGCCGTCATCCCGGCGCCGGCCGTGGACGCCGACCCGCGCAACCAGCAACTGGTCGCCTACATGAAGCGGGAGAAGGCCTGATGGCGACTCCGGAGGAGCGCATCGAGAAGCTCGGGCTGACCCTGCCCGAGGTGGTCAAGCCGCTGGCCGCCTACACCCCGGCGGTGCGGACCGGCGACCACGTCTACATCTCCGGCCAGGTGCCGGTGGTGCGGGGGGAACCCGCGGGCACGGGCAAGGTCGGTGCCGAGGTCACCCCGGAGCGCGCGAAGGAGCTCGCGGGCATCTGCGCCCTGAACGCGCTCGCCGCGGTCAAGGCGGAGATCGGTGACCTGTCGAAGGTCAAGCGCGTGGTCAAGCTGGTCGGGTTCGTGGCCAGCGACCCGTCCTTCACCGGCCAGCCCCAGGTCATCAACGGGGCCAGCGAGCTCATCGGCGAGGTCTTCGGTGACGTCGGCGTGCACGCCCGCAGCGCGGTCGGCGTCGCGGCGCTGCCGCTGGACGTCCCGGTCGAGGTCGAGCTGATCGTCGAGGTCGCCTGAGGCGCCCCGGAGAGGATTGCGCACCCGCGCCGGTCTCGGGAAGAGTGCACGCGAGATGATGGTGACGAAGCGTGTGTATCCGCCCGGGGCCGGCCGTTGTCGTTGAAACGGGAGGTCGGCGCCGACGACCGGCAGTGCTGACAAAAAGAACACCGCTGCCAAAGAACACCGCCGTCGAGGAACACCGCATCCGGAGGCACGCCGACCCCGCCACGATCCGGCCCACATGAACCGCCCATACAGACCGCCCCCGCAAACCGTCCACACCATGGCTGTTCACCCGCACCCCAGGAGGACGACGATGACGACCGAGCACTCCCGGGTCCGCGACATCCTGAGCGGGCGGATCGCCCCCGCGGAGCCCCGCCCCGCGGCGACGGTCATGCTGCTGCGCGAGGGCCCCTCCCCCGCGCCCGGGAGCCGCGTCGGCCGCGGCGACCTGCAGGTCTACCTGCTGCGGCGTGCCTCCTCCATGCCGTTCGCCCCCGGCGCCTACGTGTTCCCCGGCGGCGGGGTGGACGAGCGCGACGCCGACCCCCGTGCTGGTTCGACGGACGTGGGCTGGGCCGGTCCCACGCCGCGTGCGTGGGCCGAGCGGCTCGGAGCCACCGAACCGCTGGCGCGGGCACTGGTCTGCGCGGCGGTGCGGGAGACCTTCGAGGAGTCGGGCGTGCTCCTGGCGGGCACATCGGCGGACGACGTCGTCGCCGACACCCGGGACGACGGCTGGGAGGCCGACCGCCAGGCCCTCATCGACCGCTCCCTCTCGTTCGCCGAGTTCCTCGACAAACGGCGGCTGGTGCTGCGCTCGGACCTGCTGCGGGCGTGGTCGCAGTGGATCACCCCGAAGGTGGAGCCCCGCCGCTACGACACCCGCTTCTTCGCCGCCGCGCTGCCCGAGGGACAGCAGACCCGGGACGTGGGCGGCGAGGCCGACCGTGTCGCGTGGATGCGTCCGGCCGACGCCGTGGCCGGATGGGAGCGCGGCGAGCTGCGCATGCTGCCGCCCACCGTCTCCACCTGTAAGGACCTGGCCGCCTGCGGCACGCTTGTGGGGGTGATGGCGGCCGAGCGGGGCGAGATCCGGCCGATCGAACCCGAGCTGCGCGAGATCGACGGGCGGTTCCGCCTGGTCGTTCCCGACGGTGTCGACTATCCGCTATGACGATCCCCCGTCACCGGGCCGCGGCGGCGTTCCGGTCCGGTGGCCTCCCAGCGAGAGACGAGGTGCGATGAGGATCGACGGCTCCGGCACACTGCGCGCGAGCTGCGTACTGTGCCCCAACCCCGGACCCATGACGCTTGACGGGACCAATACCTGGATAC contains:
- a CDS encoding ArsA family ATPase — its product is MNEAPPFDVDALLTDRRTRIVVCCGSGGVGKTTTAAALGLRAAGHGRDAVVITVDPARRLAQSMGLTELDNIPRRVPLPPGADGTAPPGTLHAMMLDMKRTFDEIVEAHADPERARQILANPFYQSLSSSFTGTQEYMAMEKLGQLRQSGDWDLIIVDTPPSRSALDFLDAPERLGRFLDGRLIKFLSAPAKTGAFRLLGAGFGMVTGVISKIVGAQVLKDVQTFVTAFDAVFGGFQERAEETYRLLQAPGTAFIVVATPESDALREASYFIERLGQDRMPLAGVIVNRTHSTVVRSLSAARASAAVETLVDAGNHQLAAAALRLHTERARLRDREERLRGHLTSAHPAVPLTEVRARPEDVHDLDGLREIGAALADTGDRPEAGRRG
- a CDS encoding NUDIX hydrolase, with the protein product MTTEHSRVRDILSGRIAPAEPRPAATVMLLREGPSPAPGSRVGRGDLQVYLLRRASSMPFAPGAYVFPGGGVDERDADPRAGSTDVGWAGPTPRAWAERLGATEPLARALVCAAVRETFEESGVLLAGTSADDVVADTRDDGWEADRQALIDRSLSFAEFLDKRRLVLRSDLLRAWSQWITPKVEPRRYDTRFFAAALPEGQQTRDVGGEADRVAWMRPADAVAGWERGELRMLPPTVSTCKDLAACGTLVGVMAAERGEIRPIEPELREIDGRFRLVVPDGVDYPL
- a CDS encoding ArsA-related P-loop ATPase — translated: MSARDRDWDGVRLHVVTGKGGTGKTTLAAALALALASGGRKVLLVEVEGRQGIAQLFDCPPLPYEERKVAVAPRGGDVYALAVDAEAALLDYLEMFYGMRRAGQALTRFGAVDFAATIAPGMRDVLLTGKATEAVRRRVGADRRRGGGREGSPEPFVYDAVVMDAPPTGRIAQFLNVNAEVAGLARVGPIRNHADKVMETMRSPETMVHFVTLLEEMPTQEAVDGAAEIRDVGLSVGAIMVNMVRDPLFDAASLAAAEAGDLDVESLARGLKAARLEQPEQMARELAAEITDHALRIKVEAGIRERLTRLEQPRYELPYLNDGIDLAGLYALAERLREQGAA
- a CDS encoding RidA family protein, with protein sequence MATPEERIEKLGLTLPEVVKPLAAYTPAVRTGDHVYISGQVPVVRGEPAGTGKVGAEVTPERAKELAGICALNALAAVKAEIGDLSKVKRVVKLVGFVASDPSFTGQPQVINGASELIGEVFGDVGVHARSAVGVAALPLDVPVEVELIVEVA
- a CDS encoding DUF4177 domain-containing protein, encoding MTKWEYATVPLLSHATKQILDNWGEDGWELVAVIPAPAVDADPRNQQLVAYMKREKA